One window from the genome of Cricetulus griseus strain 17A/GY chromosome 2, alternate assembly CriGri-PICRH-1.0, whole genome shotgun sequence encodes:
- the Srm gene encoding spermidine synthase isoform X2, whose product MEPGPDGSAAPGPPAIREGWFRETCSLWPGQALSLQVEQVLHHQRSRYQDILVFRSKSYGNVLVLDGVIQCTERDEFSYQEMIANLPLCSHPNPRKVLIIGGGDGGVLREVVKHPSVESVVQCEIDEDVIEVSKKFLPGMAIGYSSPKLTLHVGDGFEFMKKNQDAFDVIITDSSDPMGPAESLFKESYYQLMKTALKEDGILCCQGECQWLHLDLIKEMRHFCKSLFPVVGYAYCTIPTYPSGQIGFMLCSKNPSTNFREPVQQLTQAQVEQMQLKYYNSDMHRAAFVLPEFTRKALNDIS is encoded by the exons ATGGAACCCGGCCCCGATGGCTCAGCCGCGCCCGGCCCCCCTGCCATCCGCGAGGGCTGGTTCCGAGAGACCTGCAGCCTGTGGCCTGGCCAGGCCTTGTCGCTGCAGGTGGAGCAGGTGCTGCACCACCAGCGCTCGCGGTACCAAGACATCCTCGTCTTCCGCAG TAAAAGCTACGGCAACGTGCTGGTTCTGGATGGCGTCATCCAGTGTACTGAGAGGGACGAGTTCTCCTACCAGGAGATGATCGCCAACCTGCCGCTCTGCAGCCACCCCAACCCGCGGAAG GTGCTGATCATCGGGGGTGGAGATGGGGGCGTCCTACGGGAAGTGGTGAAGCACCCCTCTGTGGAGTCTGTGGTCCAGTGCGAGATCGATGAG GATGTCATCGAAGTCTCCAAGAAGTTCCTGCCTGGCATGGCCATCGGCTACTCCAGCCCAAAGCTAACCCTCCATGTGGGCGATGGCTTTGAGTTCATGAAAAAGAACCAAGATGCCTTTGATGTCATCATCACCGACTCCTCAGACCCTATGG GCCCAGCTGAGAGCCTCTTCAAGGAGTCCTATTACCAACTTATGAAGACGGCACTCAAGGAAGACGGCATTCTTTGCTGCCAGG GTGAGTGTCAGTGGCTGCATCTGGACCTTATCAAGGAGATGAGGCACTTCTGCAAGTCTCTGTTCCCTGTGGTGGGCTATGCCTACTGCACCATCCCCACCTATCCAAGCGGCCAGATAGGCTTCATGCTATGCAGCAAAAACCCG AGCACCAACTTCCGGGAGCCAGTGCAGCAGCTGACACAGGCCCAGGTGGAGCAGATGCAGCTGAAATACTATAACTCAGACATGCACCGTGCGGCCTTTGTGCTGCCCGAGTTTACCCGAAAG GCCCTGAATGACATAAGCTGA
- the Exosc10 gene encoding exosome component 10 isoform X1, translating into MSRVMQYHGCRSNIKDRSKVTELEDKFDLLVDTNDVILERVGILLDEASGVNKHQQPVLPAGLQVPKTIVSSWNRKAGEYGKKAKSETFRLLHAKNILRPQLRFREKIDNSNTPFLPKIFVKPNARKPLPQALSKERRERPQDRPEDLDVPPALADLIHQQRTQQVEQDMFAHPYQYELDHFTLPDSVLQKPQPQLYRPVEETPCHFVSTLDQLVELNEKLLGCQEFAVDLEHHSYRSFLGLTCLMQISTRTEDFILDTLELRSDMYILNESLTDPAIVKVFHGADSDIEWLQKDFGLYVVNMFDTHQAARLLNLARHSLDHLLRLYCGVESNKQYQLADWRIRPLPEEMLNYARDDTHYLLYIYDRMRLELWERGNDQPVQLQVVWQRSRDICLKKFVKPIFTDESYLELYRKQKKHLNSQQLAAFQLLFAWRDKTARREDESYGYVLPNHMMLKIAEELPKEPQGIIACCNPVPPLVRQQINEMHLLIQQAREMPLLKSEAAAGVKKSGPLPIAERLENDLFGPHDCSHAPPDNYPITPTDGSVPLQKQPSLFAEGKEGTSLDARCLLATAVITLFSEPSAEESGKSPLTVAQKKAQNIMESFENPFRMFLPSLEHKAHISQAAKFDPSSKIYEISNRWKLASQVQKEPKEAATKKVAEQTAARKQAQEESEATALEQAIPVRQQAVLENAAKKRERATSDLRTTEQKQEKKRLKSSKKPKDPDPAGREFSPYDYSQSDFRAFAGDSKSKPSSQFDPNKPAPSGKKCVAVKKFKQSVGNKSMSFPAGKSDRGFRHNWPKR; encoded by the exons ATGAGTAGGGTAATGCAGTACCACGGGTGTCGCAGCAACATCAAAGATCGAAGTAAAGTGACCGAATTGGAGGACAAGTTCGATTTACTCGTTGATACCAACGATGTGATTCTGGAGAGAGTG GGTATATTACTGGACGAAGCATCAGGTGTGAACAAGCACCAGCAGCCCGTCCTGCCTGCAGGACTGCAGGTCCCCAAAACAATAGTGTCCAGCTGGAACCGGAAG GCAGGAGAATATGGGAAAAAAGCGAAATCTGAGACTTTCCGACTGCTGCATGCAAAAAACATCCTCCGACCTCAGCTCAGATTTCGAGAGAAGATTGATAATTCCAACACGCCATTTCTCCCTAAAATCTTTGTGAAGCCCAATGCTCGGAAGCCCCTCCCTCAGG CTCTCTCAAAAGAAAGGCGGGAGCGTCCACAGGACCGTCCTGAGGACCTGGACGTCCCCCCTGCCCTGGCGGATCTCATCCATCAGCAGAGAACCCAGCAGGTTGAGCAGGACAT GTTTGCACATCCTTATCAGTATGAACTGGATCACTTTACTCTGCCTGACTCGGTGCTCCAGAAGCCACAGCCCCAG TTGTACAGACCTGTGGAAGAGACACCCTGCCACTTTGTTTCCACCCTGGACCAACTCGTGGAGCTCAATGAAAAGCTCCTGGGTTGTCAGGAGTTTGCAGTGGACCTAGAG CATCACTCGTACAGGAGTTTCCTGGGGCTCACCTGCCTGATGCAGATTTCGACCCGGACAGAAGACTTCATTCTTGACACCCTGGAGCTTCGAAGTGACATGTACATTCTCAACGAGAGCCTCACAGACCCAGCCATCGTTAAG GTCTTCCATGGTGCCGACTCTGACATCGAGTGGCTACAGAAAGACTTTGGGCTCTATGTGGTGAACATGTTTGACACACACCAGGCAGCACGACTTCTCAATCTGGCTCGTCACTCTCTTGATCATCTGCTGAGGCTCTACTGTGGTGTGGAGTCAAACAAGCAGTATCAACTGGCAGACTGGAGGATACG CCCTCTGCCCGAGGAAATGCTAAACTACGCCCGGGATGACACCCACTACCTGCTGTACATCTATGACCGAATGAGGCTGGAGTTGTGGGAGAGAGGCAACGACCAACCTGTCCAGTTGCAGGTGGTGTGGCAGCGGAGCAGGGACATCTGCCTCAAG AAATTTGTCAAGCCCATCTTTACGGACGAGTCCTACCTTGAGCTCTATCGCAAGCAGAAGAAGCATCTGAACTCACAACAGCTGGCGGCCTTTCAGCTGCTTTTCGCCTGGAGGGATAAAACAGCTCGCAGGGAGGATGAGAGCTACGG ATATGTTCTGCCGAATCACATGATGCTGAAAATAGCTGAGGAGCTGCCTAA GGAGCCCCAAGGCATCATAGCTTGCTGCAACCCAGTACCACCACTTGTTCGGCAGCAGATCAATGAGATGCATCTTTTAATCCAGCAGGCTCGAGAGATGCCCCTGCTCAAG TCTGAAGCTGCAGCTGGAGTGAAGAAGAGCGGACCACTACCTATCGCCGAG AGATTGGAGAATGATCTCTTTGGACCCCATGACTGTTCCCACGCCCCTCCAGATAACTACCCAATCACCCCAACTGATG GGTCTGTGCCACTTCAGAAACAGCCGAGCCTCTTTGCTGAGGGCAAAGAAGGGACCTCTTTGGATGCCAGATGCCTTCTTGCTACAGCCGTCATCACTCTGTTCAGT GAACCTAGCGCTGAGGAAAGTGGAAAGAGTCCACTGACGGTGGCACAGAAAAAAGCCCAGAACATAATGGAGTCCTTTGAAAACCCATTTAGGATG TTCCTGCCTTCTCTGGAACACAAGGCCCACATCTCTCAAGCAGCAAAGTTTGATCCTTCTTCGAAAATCTATGAA ATCAGCAACCGCTGGAAGCTGGCCAGTCAGGTCCAGAAAGAACCTAAAGAAGCAGCCACGAAGAAGGTAGCCGAGCAAACAG CTGCCCGGAAACAGGCACAGGAGGAGTCTGAAGCTACTGCGTTGGAACAGGCCATCCCCGTGCGGCAGCAGGCTGTG CTAGAGAATGCTGCTAAGAAGAGAGAGCGAGCCACAAGTGACCTGAGGACCACAGAACAGAAGCAGGAGAAGAAACGACTAAAGAGCTCCAAGAAACCCAAAGATCCAGACCCTGCAGGAAGAGAATTTAGCCCTTACGACTACAGCCAGTCAGACTTCAGGGCATTTGCTG GGGACAGCAAATCCAAGCCCTCCTCCCAGTTTGACCCCAATAAGCCAGCACCTTCTGGCAAG AAATGTGTGGCAGTCAAAAAGTTTAAACAGTCGGTGGGAAACAAGAGCATGTCCTTCCCAGCTGGGAAGTCAGACAG AGGCTTCAGGCACAACTGGCCAAAGAGATAG
- the Exosc10 gene encoding exosome component 10 isoform X3 gives MAPPSPREHHSAPATSAAKPDEDMVLPGFPDADSFVKFALGSVVAVTKASGGLPQFGDEYDFYRSFPAFQAFCETQGDRLLQCMSRVMQYHGCRSNIKDRSKVTELEDKFDLLVDTNDVILERVGILLDEASGVNKHQQPVLPAGLQVPKTIVSSWNRKAGEYGKKAKSETFRLLHAKNILRPQLRFREKIDNSNTPFLPKIFVKPNARKPLPQALSKERRERPQDRPEDLDVPPALADLIHQQRTQQVEQDMFAHPYQYELDHFTLPDSVLQKPQPQLYRPVEETPCHFVSTLDQLVELNEKLLGCQEFAVDLEHHSYRSFLGLTCLMQISTRTEDFILDTLELRSDMYILNESLTDPAIVKVFHGADSDIEWLQKDFGLYVVNMFDTHQAARLLNLARHSLDHLLRLYCGVESNKQYQLADWRIRPLPEEMLNYARDDTHYLLYIYDRMRLELWERGNDQPVQLQVVWQRSRDICLKKFVKPIFTDESYLELYRKQKKHLNSQQLAAFQLLFAWRDKTARREDESYGYVLPNHMMLKIAEELPKEPQGIIACCNPVPPLVRQQINEMHLLIQQAREMPLLKSEAAAGVKKSGPLPIAERLENDLFGPHDCSHAPPDNYPITPTDGSVPLQKQPSLFAEGKEGTSLDARCLLATAVITLFSEPSAEESGKSPLTVAQKKAQNIMESFENPFRMFLPSLEHKAHISQAAKFDPSSKIYEISNRWKLASQVQKEPKEAATKKVAEQTAARKQAQEESEATALEQAIPVRQQAVLENAAKKRERATSDLRTTEQKQEKKRLKSSKKPKDPDPAGREFSPYDYSQSDFRAFAGDSKSKPSSQFDPNKPAPSGKKCVAVKKFKQSVGNKSMSFPAGKSDRGFRHNWPKR, from the exons ATGGCGCCTCCCAGCCCCCGGGAGCATCATTCCGCGCCGGCGACCAGCGCGGCCAAGCCTGACGAGGACATGGTGCTGCCTGGGTTCCCCGACGCAGACAGCTTCGTGAAA TTTGCACTCGGGTCAGTGGTGGCAGTTACCAAGGCGTCTGGGGGCCTGCCACAGTTTGGTGACGAGTATGACTTTTACCGGAGTTTTCCGGCCTTCCAGGCATTTTGTGAAACACAAGGAGACAGGTTGCTCCAGTG CATGAGTAGGGTAATGCAGTACCACGGGTGTCGCAGCAACATCAAAGATCGAAGTAAAGTGACCGAATTGGAGGACAAGTTCGATTTACTCGTTGATACCAACGATGTGATTCTGGAGAGAGTG GGTATATTACTGGACGAAGCATCAGGTGTGAACAAGCACCAGCAGCCCGTCCTGCCTGCAGGACTGCAGGTCCCCAAAACAATAGTGTCCAGCTGGAACCGGAAG GCAGGAGAATATGGGAAAAAAGCGAAATCTGAGACTTTCCGACTGCTGCATGCAAAAAACATCCTCCGACCTCAGCTCAGATTTCGAGAGAAGATTGATAATTCCAACACGCCATTTCTCCCTAAAATCTTTGTGAAGCCCAATGCTCGGAAGCCCCTCCCTCAGG CTCTCTCAAAAGAAAGGCGGGAGCGTCCACAGGACCGTCCTGAGGACCTGGACGTCCCCCCTGCCCTGGCGGATCTCATCCATCAGCAGAGAACCCAGCAGGTTGAGCAGGACAT GTTTGCACATCCTTATCAGTATGAACTGGATCACTTTACTCTGCCTGACTCGGTGCTCCAGAAGCCACAGCCCCAG TTGTACAGACCTGTGGAAGAGACACCCTGCCACTTTGTTTCCACCCTGGACCAACTCGTGGAGCTCAATGAAAAGCTCCTGGGTTGTCAGGAGTTTGCAGTGGACCTAGAG CATCACTCGTACAGGAGTTTCCTGGGGCTCACCTGCCTGATGCAGATTTCGACCCGGACAGAAGACTTCATTCTTGACACCCTGGAGCTTCGAAGTGACATGTACATTCTCAACGAGAGCCTCACAGACCCAGCCATCGTTAAG GTCTTCCATGGTGCCGACTCTGACATCGAGTGGCTACAGAAAGACTTTGGGCTCTATGTGGTGAACATGTTTGACACACACCAGGCAGCACGACTTCTCAATCTGGCTCGTCACTCTCTTGATCATCTGCTGAGGCTCTACTGTGGTGTGGAGTCAAACAAGCAGTATCAACTGGCAGACTGGAGGATACG CCCTCTGCCCGAGGAAATGCTAAACTACGCCCGGGATGACACCCACTACCTGCTGTACATCTATGACCGAATGAGGCTGGAGTTGTGGGAGAGAGGCAACGACCAACCTGTCCAGTTGCAGGTGGTGTGGCAGCGGAGCAGGGACATCTGCCTCAAG AAATTTGTCAAGCCCATCTTTACGGACGAGTCCTACCTTGAGCTCTATCGCAAGCAGAAGAAGCATCTGAACTCACAACAGCTGGCGGCCTTTCAGCTGCTTTTCGCCTGGAGGGATAAAACAGCTCGCAGGGAGGATGAGAGCTACGG ATATGTTCTGCCGAATCACATGATGCTGAAAATAGCTGAGGAGCTGCCTAA GGAGCCCCAAGGCATCATAGCTTGCTGCAACCCAGTACCACCACTTGTTCGGCAGCAGATCAATGAGATGCATCTTTTAATCCAGCAGGCTCGAGAGATGCCCCTGCTCAAG TCTGAAGCTGCAGCTGGAGTGAAGAAGAGCGGACCACTACCTATCGCCGAG AGATTGGAGAATGATCTCTTTGGACCCCATGACTGTTCCCACGCCCCTCCAGATAACTACCCAATCACCCCAACTGATG GGTCTGTGCCACTTCAGAAACAGCCGAGCCTCTTTGCTGAGGGCAAAGAAGGGACCTCTTTGGATGCCAGATGCCTTCTTGCTACAGCCGTCATCACTCTGTTCAGT GAACCTAGCGCTGAGGAAAGTGGAAAGAGTCCACTGACGGTGGCACAGAAAAAAGCCCAGAACATAATGGAGTCCTTTGAAAACCCATTTAGGATG TTCCTGCCTTCTCTGGAACACAAGGCCCACATCTCTCAAGCAGCAAAGTTTGATCCTTCTTCGAAAATCTATGAA ATCAGCAACCGCTGGAAGCTGGCCAGTCAGGTCCAGAAAGAACCTAAAGAAGCAGCCACGAAGAAGGTAGCCGAGCAAACAG CTGCCCGGAAACAGGCACAGGAGGAGTCTGAAGCTACTGCGTTGGAACAGGCCATCCCCGTGCGGCAGCAGGCTGTG CTAGAGAATGCTGCTAAGAAGAGAGAGCGAGCCACAAGTGACCTGAGGACCACAGAACAGAAGCAGGAGAAGAAACGACTAAAGAGCTCCAAGAAACCCAAAGATCCAGACCCTGCAGGAAGAGAATTTAGCCCTTACGACTACAGCCAGTCAGACTTCAGGGCATTTGCTG GGGACAGCAAATCCAAGCCCTCCTCCCAGTTTGACCCCAATAAGCCAGCACCTTCTGGCAAG AAATGTGTGGCAGTCAAAAAGTTTAAACAGTCGGTGGGAAACAAGAGCATGTCCTTCCCAGCTGGGAAGTCAGACAG AGGCTTCAGGCACAACTGGCCAAAGAGATAG